GCGTACCACTTCCAGCACCCCGGGAACCTTCCGTTCACGACTCGAATCTAAAAACCTTCGGTTGGCTCGCCGAATTTCCCTGGCTTCGGCAACTAGAGCCTCCAGCAGGATCCGGTGTTCTTCACGAAGGGCACCCCGTTCCGCGTCGGGTAGCAGGCGCGCAACGGCGGCAAGCAGGGCGTAGGCGGTCACGCTGAGATGCGTGATACGCCGGAGCAGAAATTCCTGCCGGGGCATATTCTTTCTGTGCCACAGCGAGCCGGCCAGGAGAAGCCACCGGATGGATCGGGCGTTGGCTTTCGCAAGCCGAAGAGCTTTCTTCAGGCTTCGATCGGGGGGTTTCAGGGGCCACTGCATCCGCCGGGTGAGTTGCTTCCAGTAGAACTTGAGGACGGCGAACCGTCCTTGTCTTGTCGCATCCAATCTTCGACTCATGCGCCGGAGAGCGAACAGCGGCGGGTAGATGGAATGAATTTCCGTGGTCCCTTCGAAGATGGTTGTCACGCGAAAGTCGCGCATCCTTTTCTCATAGGGCTGTGTCGCCAGGTAGCCCGAGCCGCCTGAGACCTGGAGGGCGTCGTAAAGGGCGTCCCACGCGCGGGTGGTCCCGAAAAGCTTGCAGTGGGACGTTTCGATGGCCACGTTTCGATGCGGATCCTGTTCCAGGAGGGAGGCGGTGAGGGTGTTCATGGCGTCACTGGCGAAGGCGTGGACCCGGGCTCTTGCGATCTTTTCCTGGATGAGCGGGAAGTCTTCGATGGGGACTCCAAACTGGAAGCGTGACCGGGCGCGGCGGGACATGTCTTCCACGGCCTGCTCCATGTGTCCCACGGACGCGGCTCCCAACCCCAGGCGCCCGAAGTTGAGGATGGTCATGGCGATCTTGAAGCCGTCTCCCGGTCGGCCCAAGAGGTTCTCCCGGGGCACCCGCACGTCCTTGAACTGGATGGCGGCAGTCGAGCTGGCCTTCAGCCCCATTTTGGGCATATCTTCGCCGATTTTCACGCCTTCCCAGGATGTTTCCACGATGAACGCGCCCATGTGCCCGGGGTTGGCGGGGTCCAGCTGGGCGAATACGGTGAGGCCGCCCGCGTAGTTGGCGTTGGTGATATAGGTTTTCTGGCCGTTCAGAACGTAGTGGGTTTCATCTTGGGAAAGGGCGGCCTGCGTTTCGATG
This is a stretch of genomic DNA from Desulfoglaeba alkanexedens ALDC. It encodes these proteins:
- a CDS encoding acyl-CoA dehydrogenase family protein — its product is MPDTGFMEKTYQGVLDEQVLRSLEVVADREKIRRVTEGYEGLLKEYPPQALEARGRVPREMLRKMADLGLFGLSIPESYGGMGLNLFEYLETIKELSKTDLSVALVSIAHLSIGIKGIHLFGTEEQKRKYLVPAASGEMIFSYALTEPRVGSDAKHIETQAALSQDETHYVLNGQKTYITNANYAGGLTVFAQLDPANPGHMGAFIVETSWEGVKIGEDMPKMGLKASSTAAIQFKDVRVPRENLLGRPGDGFKIAMTILNFGRLGLGAASVGHMEQAVEDMSRRARSRFQFGVPIEDFPLIQEKIARARVHAFASDAMNTLTASLLEQDPHRNVAIETSHCKLFGTTRAWDALYDALQVSGGSGYLATQPYEKRMRDFRVTTIFEGTTEIHSIYPPLFALRRMSRRLDATRQGRFAVLKFYWKQLTRRMQWPLKPPDRSLKKALRLAKANARSIRWLLLAGSLWHRKNMPRQEFLLRRITHLSVTAYALLAAVARLLPDAERGALREEHRILLEALVAEAREIRRANRRFLDSSRERKVPGVLEVVRREVP